In the genome of Lentimicrobium sp. L6, one region contains:
- a CDS encoding DUF6515 family protein: MKKYIYIILTLFLFIGMSMNDVMAQRMNHSRGGGASRSGSSSMNRSSGGNRSVNGGAQRSQSRPQTQQRSTSQNRNKSATQANRSQTQNRNKGTQTRDHSNQQRKNTTNNNRSGNVSNKKGNNSNNRSGNTVNNRSNNKVNVNNSRTNVNVNVNRNVHVNTRHSSRYYNGHRGYHPYHYHPYRPYYYGPRWHPVGFLITTMVATAVIVSIHNQQYYYDSGVYYVQASSGYTVVPAPVNIVVVEVPKEAEPVPMEEITYYYFGGAFYNKVDDGYQVIDAPDGAIVSTIPEGGEEVEIGGQNYVFYNDIYFQPLSQDGKDVYQVVEMEPIE; encoded by the coding sequence ATGAAAAAGTATATATATATTATCCTGACCCTATTCTTATTTATAGGTATGAGTATGAATGATGTCATGGCCCAACGAATGAATCATAGCCGAGGAGGAGGAGCTTCAAGAAGCGGATCAAGTTCGATGAATAGAAGTAGTGGAGGAAATCGCTCAGTAAACGGAGGTGCTCAAAGATCACAATCTCGACCTCAAACTCAGCAAAGAAGCACAAGTCAGAATAGAAACAAAAGTGCTACTCAAGCCAATAGAAGTCAAACGCAGAATAGAAACAAAGGAACTCAAACCCGTGATCATTCTAATCAACAAAGAAAAAACACCACTAATAATAACCGCAGCGGAAATGTATCCAACAAAAAAGGGAACAATTCCAATAATCGCAGCGGAAATACGGTGAATAATCGTTCTAATAATAAGGTGAACGTTAATAATAGCCGTACCAATGTGAATGTAAATGTGAATAGAAATGTTCATGTAAACACCCGCCATAGCAGTCGATACTATAATGGACACCGAGGATACCATCCCTATCATTATCATCCTTATCGCCCCTATTATTATGGCCCACGTTGGCATCCCGTTGGTTTTCTTATCACTACTATGGTAGCCACTGCCGTTATTGTATCTATACATAATCAGCAATATTATTATGATTCTGGAGTGTATTATGTACAAGCATCTAGCGGTTATACTGTAGTCCCAGCTCCAGTAAATATTGTGGTAGTGGAGGTGCCTAAAGAGGCGGAACCAGTTCCCATGGAAGAAATCACTTACTATTATTTTGGAGGAGCTTTCTATAATAAAGTAGACGATGGGTACCAAGTTATTGATGCACCAGATGGAGCTATCGTTTCTACTATCCCCGAAGGTGGTGAAGAAGTTGAAATTGGTGGACAAAACTATGTGTTCTATAATGATATTTATTTCCAGCCTCTTTCACAAGATGGAAAAGATGTTTATCAAGTAGTAGAGATGGAACCAATAGAGTAG